In Diachasmimorpha longicaudata isolate KC_UGA_2023 chromosome 4, iyDiaLong2, whole genome shotgun sequence, a single genomic region encodes these proteins:
- the LOC135161153 gene encoding putative acyl-CoA-binding protein has product MSLDESFNKAAEEVKNLANAPADADLLELYALFKQATVGDCNTTRPGMLDFKGKAKWDAWNGKKGVSQDEAKTQYIAKVASLIESIGKK; this is encoded by the exons ATGTCACTGGATGAG tcATTCAACAAAGCCGCTGAGGAGGTAAAGAATCTAGCCAATGCACCAGCTGATGCTGATCTTCTCGAACTTTATGCTCTCTTTAAACAGGCGACAGTCGGTGACTGCAACACGA CTCGACCTGGAATGCTGGATTTCAAAGGGAAAGCAAAATGGGACGCGTGGAACGGAAAAAAGGGAGTGAGTCAGGATGAAGCAAAAACGCAATACATTGCAAAGGTAGCCAGTCTCATCGAGTCAATTGGAAAGaagtaa
- the Exn gene encoding uncharacterized protein Exn isoform X2, which translates to MCRGLAIEGGVFLCPSRQVSDAEASNNDINSSAKVIEERRDSGNGEASKQQVAAIASAKSLKNLARNKEDVDTTVLWEKPNSIEIAEDICQKNLVEKSIADSNNTEALPSTKVHFKVKPKWGFTRTVMRYVPNRAKRFKKMSKTRQRIIETRDENGLSGKVSQPTNFVYLAGTARWAWLKDAPFNSHSGSVITHEEKFARLPMVGEEDEASKKISRINFDDKTETTTINDDNCTRPRANSSFLWSNLSKRSVELNLENDDQENYDDVGVSTVAHNDSEDVYDDVGPPMASVDVSPSGVNYDDDDQVYDDIMPPSSVSGINGEDQPGFRGEIDSVGSCPVISNQSISNKKEDPEEDLIYMRNDYSSVEGDADDEDTLYDDVGVNCQSRVNSLYAGSTIVSHIESSYGKESEWEDLDEALSVVVLTNNQEGQSTPSKKKSGKWTKKVRRQRSKALRKNSSRTSSQTIRVSQESLVSDTASDDSNYETLCSEPSDSINGVETSIENLMDIPTIQQAPSRPVPPPPRESSLTETFGKRIKMLRRTWSITKGSIGRMRRKTSTSTDTPDSNVDDSGLKSSGCDNCQGDSRKSSQTFNLRKHFQRNVSSHSTFYLDNDNEIKGKNNNGSVDEIYGNANWMSDSDSWRPDPSSAPRAMIDNADDYNMLAEEPLYQFYAAATVRGAFQSDSDSNYGEDDSSSISSPSTFQLGRPGHRTLWCETPQVKNTQLLEKLTADEKKLQESKFEILTSEASYLNSLRVLVNEFLINHELVYESLSVSDREKLFGKVPSVLIASERFLAELESTWRQDPMLGGLPNVLLQHAERCSKIYIDYCSNQVSIDSTLKELKSKKSKFLETVTRIEAHPACQCLSLHSFLMLPMQRVTRLPLLADAVLSKLSTDHQERLDWEKVVSVLGGVVTECNEGARTAGRQIEMETLARKLVYSTKVSPVDLRGRYLVRSGPVTQIMAKAGSEYVLTFRKKYQKTPLYLLLFTDYILVAKAKSSAGQEETYTVIDACKRNLVELEKVPEDSPFAGRHAMLLTLLENHNNRHVEYVLSCQNDTERERWLDAVSPPVSSSVGETLYESWDCPQVMALYSYAPIQPDELSLQPGDVINVVRKMADGWNHGEKLVGGEQGWFPGNFVKEVASEHIRARNLRQRHRLLALSECLLQQKAKQPNNTNR; encoded by the exons ATGTGCCGAGGCCTGGCCATTGAGGGAGGGGTATTTCTATGCCCAAGCCGACAG GTATCTGATGCAGAAGCGTCGAATAACGATATAAATAGCTCAGCAAAAGTGATTGAGGAGAGGAGAGACAGTGGAAATGGAGAGGCCAGTAAACAACAAGTAGCAGCGATAGCTTCAGCAAAGTCTCTCAAGAATCTCGCGAGGAATAAAGAGGACGTTGACACAACAGTTTTGTGGGAAAAACCAAATTCTATTGAGATTGCCGAGGATATATGTCAAAAGAACTTGGTTGAAAAGAGCATTGCAGATTCAAATAACACCGAGGCATTACCGAGTACAAAAGTACATTTCAAGGTAAAACCAAAGTGGGGATTTACAAGAACTGTTATGCGGTACGTGCCAAACAGAGCAAAaaggtttaaaaaaatgagtaaaacGCGACAGCGAATAATCGAAACGAGGGATGAGAATGGCTTGTCCGGAAAAGTATCACAGCCGACGAATTTCGTTTATCTCGCGGGTACCGCACGCTGGGCATGGCTGAAGGATGCACCTTTCAATTCGCATTCCGGGTCTGTTATAACTCACGAGGAAAAATTCGCGAGATTGCCGATGGTCGGGGAGGAGGATGAGGCgagcaaaaaaatatctagaattaattttgatgataaaacaGAAACGACGACGATCAACGATGATAATTGCACGAGACCACGTGCCAATTCCAGCTTCTTGTGGAGTAATTTATCGAAGAGGTCCGTTGAACTGAACCTCGAGAATGACGATCAAGAGAATTACGACGATGTGGGAGTATCCACTGTTGCTCAT aaTGATTCGGAGGATGTGTATGACGACGTCGGGCCACCCATGGCATCCGTCGACGTATCTCCTTCCGGTGTCAATTATGACGATGACGATCAGGTTTACGATGATATCATGCCACCGAGTTCAGTCAGTGGGATTAACGGTGAGGATCAGCCTGGATTTCGGGGTGAGATAGACAGTGTGGGGAGTTGTCCAGTGATTTCGAATCAAAGCATCTCTAATAAGAAGGAGGACCCTGAGGAGGACTTAATCTACATGAGAAATGACTATTCATCGGTTGAGGGGGATGCCGATGACGAAGACACACTATACGATGATGTCGGGGTGAATTGCCAGTCGCGTGTCAACAGCCTCTACGCTGGATCAACTATTGTCTCACACATTGAATCGAGTTATGGAAAGGAATCTGAGTGGGAGGATCTGGACGAAGCATTGTCTGTAGTTgt GTTGACGAACAATCAAGAGGGCCAATCGACTCCTTCAAAAAAGAAATCAGGcaaatggacgaaaaaagtGAGACGACAAAGATCAAAGGCGTTGCGTAAAAATTCATCACGGACATCGAGCCAAACAATTCGAGTCTCCCAAGAATCCCTCGTCTCTG ATACAGCATCTGATGACTCGAATTACGAGACCCTGTGCTCAGAGCCAAGTGATTCGATAAATGGCGTTGAaacgagtattgaaaatttaatggacaTTCCCACAATTCAACAAGCACCATCGAGACCTGTTCCACCTCCACCGAGAGAGTCCAGTCTCACTGAGACATTTGGCAAACGCATAAAAATGTTGAGGAGAACGTGGAGCATTACGAAAGGTAGTATTGGACGGATGAGACGAAAAACCTCGACATCAACTGATACCCCGGATTCTAACGTCGATGACAGTGGATTAAAGTCGTCGGGCTGTGACAATTGTCAGGGCGACTCGAGAAAGTCGAGTCAGACGTTCAATTTGAGAAAGCATTTTCAGAGGAATGTTTCTTCACATTCAACATTTTATCTcgataatgataatgaaattaagggaaaaaataataatgggaGCGTTGATGAAATTTATGGTAATGCCAATTGGATGAGTGACTCGGACTCGTGGAGGCCGGATCCATCTTCAGCGCCGAGGGCAATGATTGATAATGCCG ATGATTATAACATGCTAGCTGAGGAGCCGCTGTATCAATTCTATGCAGCTGCCACTGTCAGAGGGGCTTTTCAGTCTGATTCCGATAGCAATTACGGTGAGGACGACAGCAGCTCGATATCTTCGCCCTCGACTTTTCAACTGGGGAGACCTGGGCATAGAACGCTGTGGTGTGAGACTCCTCAGGTCAAAAATACTCAGCTTCTCG AAAAACTGACCGCAGACGAAAAAAAGCTGCAGGAATCTAAATTCGAGATTCTCACATCCGAAGCCTCCTACCTAAACTCCCTCCGAGTCCTCGTTAACGAGTTCCTTATAAATCACGAGTTAGTTTACgagtccctctctgtctctgatCGTGAGAAACTCTTTGGCAAAGTACCGAGCGTACTAATCGCCTCGGAGAGATTCCTCGCGGAGTTGGAAAGCACCTGGCGGCAGGATCCAATGCTGGGCGGTCTACCGAACGTGCTGCTCCAGCACGCTGAGAGATGTTCCAAAATTTATATTGACTACTGCTCGAACCAGGTCAGCATAGACTCAACATTGAAGGAATTGAAATCGAAAAAGAGTAAATTCTTGGAAACGGTCACCAGAATTGAGGCACATCCAGCCTGTCAGTGCCTCTCGTTGCACTCATTTCTCATGCTCCCGATGCAGAGGGTCACTAGACTGCCTCTCTTAGCAGACGCTGTCCTATCGAAACTATCTACTGATCACCAAGAGAGATTGGATTGGGAGAAAGTGGTATCAGTGCTCGGTGGAGTCGTCACAGAATGCAACGAGGGGGCGAGAACGGCTGGGAGGCAGATTGAAATGGAGACGCTGGCCAGGAAACTTGTTTATTCAACCAAGGTGTCTCCCGTCGACCTTCGAGGGAGATATCTCGTAAGAAGTGGTCCTGTCACACAGATAATGGCGAAAGCTGGTAGTGAGTATGTCCTCaccttcaggaaaaaataCCAAAAGACTCCTCTGTACCTTCTCCTTTTCACTGACTACATCCTAGTGGCTAAAGCTAAATCCAGTGCCGGTCAGGAGGAGACCTATACTGTCATAGATGCTTGCAAGAGGAATCTTGTGGAGCTTGAGAAGGTCCCTGAGGATTCTCCATTCGCCGGTAGGCATGCTATGCTTCTCACTCTCCTGGAAAATCATAATAACAGGCATGTCGAGTATGTTCTCTCCTGTCAGAATGATACTGAGAGGGAGAGGTGGTTGGATGCCGTGTCCCCGCCAGTCTCTAGTTCTGTTGGAGAAACTCTTTATGAATCCTGGGATTGCCCACAGGTTATGGCATTGTACTCTTATGCACCCATTCAGCCCGATGAATTGTCTCTACAACCTGGGGATGTTATTAATGTCGTCAGGAAAATGGCGGACGGGTGGAATCATGGGGAAAAACTCGTTGGAGGCGAGCAGGGATGGTTCCCGGGGAATTTTGTCAAGGAAGTCGCTTCCGAGCATATCAGAGCGAGGAATCTGAGGCAACGACATAGACTGTTAGCACTCAGTGAGTGCCTGCTGCAGCAGAAGGCTAAACAACCGAATAATACCAACCGGTAG
- the LOC135161154 gene encoding acyl-CoA-binding protein-like has protein sequence MTLEEDFLKAADGVRNLSKQLLELDALELYALFKQATFGDINTERSSAVNHPAKAKWDHWNKKKGMSKDDAKKAYIACANIAIPKYK, from the exons ATGACTCTGGAGGAG GATTTCCTTAAAGCCGCAGATGGCGTAAGAAATCTATCGAAACAACTCCTGGAATTGGACGCCCTTGAGCTTTACGCCCTCTTCAAGCAAGCCACCTTCGGAGACATAAATACTG AGCGTTCCAGTGCGGTAAATCATCCAGCCAAGGCGAAGTGGGACCACTGGAACAAGAAGAAGGGAATGTCCAAAGATGACGCGAAAAAGGCCTACATCGCCTGCGCCAATATTGCTATTCCAAAATACAAATGA
- the Exn gene encoding uncharacterized protein Exn isoform X1, whose amino-acid sequence MQLKYLSSDCRSVSVDCEKTPEIMDNRTTPNPSTLHNRSFLHRNGIIGVRDCELEGLALKRKSLPLQLIPTDIVTIENGTLSVNDVSITPIVSNSSEQLNFKVSDAEASNNDINSSAKVIEERRDSGNGEASKQQVAAIASAKSLKNLARNKEDVDTTVLWEKPNSIEIAEDICQKNLVEKSIADSNNTEALPSTKVHFKVKPKWGFTRTVMRYVPNRAKRFKKMSKTRQRIIETRDENGLSGKVSQPTNFVYLAGTARWAWLKDAPFNSHSGSVITHEEKFARLPMVGEEDEASKKISRINFDDKTETTTINDDNCTRPRANSSFLWSNLSKRSVELNLENDDQENYDDVGVSTVAHNDSEDVYDDVGPPMASVDVSPSGVNYDDDDQVYDDIMPPSSVSGINGEDQPGFRGEIDSVGSCPVISNQSISNKKEDPEEDLIYMRNDYSSVEGDADDEDTLYDDVGVNCQSRVNSLYAGSTIVSHIESSYGKESEWEDLDEALSVVVLTNNQEGQSTPSKKKSGKWTKKVRRQRSKALRKNSSRTSSQTIRVSQESLVSDTASDDSNYETLCSEPSDSINGVETSIENLMDIPTIQQAPSRPVPPPPRESSLTETFGKRIKMLRRTWSITKGSIGRMRRKTSTSTDTPDSNVDDSGLKSSGCDNCQGDSRKSSQTFNLRKHFQRNVSSHSTFYLDNDNEIKGKNNNGSVDEIYGNANWMSDSDSWRPDPSSAPRAMIDNADDYNMLAEEPLYQFYAAATVRGAFQSDSDSNYGEDDSSSISSPSTFQLGRPGHRTLWCETPQVKNTQLLEKLTADEKKLQESKFEILTSEASYLNSLRVLVNEFLINHELVYESLSVSDREKLFGKVPSVLIASERFLAELESTWRQDPMLGGLPNVLLQHAERCSKIYIDYCSNQVSIDSTLKELKSKKSKFLETVTRIEAHPACQCLSLHSFLMLPMQRVTRLPLLADAVLSKLSTDHQERLDWEKVVSVLGGVVTECNEGARTAGRQIEMETLARKLVYSTKVSPVDLRGRYLVRSGPVTQIMAKAGSEYVLTFRKKYQKTPLYLLLFTDYILVAKAKSSAGQEETYTVIDACKRNLVELEKVPEDSPFAGRHAMLLTLLENHNNRHVEYVLSCQNDTERERWLDAVSPPVSSSVGETLYESWDCPQVMALYSYAPIQPDELSLQPGDVINVVRKMADGWNHGEKLVGGEQGWFPGNFVKEVASEHIRARNLRQRHRLLALSECLLQQKAKQPNNTNR is encoded by the exons ATGcagttgaaatatttatcatcaGATTGCCGGAGTGTGTCTGTTGATTGTGAGAAAACACCGGAGATAATGGATAATCGCACTACGCCCAATCCATCAACACTTCACAATCGAAGTTTTCTTCATCGCAATGGTATAATCGGTGTGAGGGACTGTGAATTGGAGGGTTTGGCCTTGAAACGCAAGAGTCTGCCGCTGCAATTGATTCCAACTGACATTGTCACCATCGAAAATGGAACGCTCAGTGTCAACGATGTGTCAATCACACCGATCGTCAGCAATTCCTCGgaacaattgaatttcaag GTATCTGATGCAGAAGCGTCGAATAACGATATAAATAGCTCAGCAAAAGTGATTGAGGAGAGGAGAGACAGTGGAAATGGAGAGGCCAGTAAACAACAAGTAGCAGCGATAGCTTCAGCAAAGTCTCTCAAGAATCTCGCGAGGAATAAAGAGGACGTTGACACAACAGTTTTGTGGGAAAAACCAAATTCTATTGAGATTGCCGAGGATATATGTCAAAAGAACTTGGTTGAAAAGAGCATTGCAGATTCAAATAACACCGAGGCATTACCGAGTACAAAAGTACATTTCAAGGTAAAACCAAAGTGGGGATTTACAAGAACTGTTATGCGGTACGTGCCAAACAGAGCAAAaaggtttaaaaaaatgagtaaaacGCGACAGCGAATAATCGAAACGAGGGATGAGAATGGCTTGTCCGGAAAAGTATCACAGCCGACGAATTTCGTTTATCTCGCGGGTACCGCACGCTGGGCATGGCTGAAGGATGCACCTTTCAATTCGCATTCCGGGTCTGTTATAACTCACGAGGAAAAATTCGCGAGATTGCCGATGGTCGGGGAGGAGGATGAGGCgagcaaaaaaatatctagaattaattttgatgataaaacaGAAACGACGACGATCAACGATGATAATTGCACGAGACCACGTGCCAATTCCAGCTTCTTGTGGAGTAATTTATCGAAGAGGTCCGTTGAACTGAACCTCGAGAATGACGATCAAGAGAATTACGACGATGTGGGAGTATCCACTGTTGCTCAT aaTGATTCGGAGGATGTGTATGACGACGTCGGGCCACCCATGGCATCCGTCGACGTATCTCCTTCCGGTGTCAATTATGACGATGACGATCAGGTTTACGATGATATCATGCCACCGAGTTCAGTCAGTGGGATTAACGGTGAGGATCAGCCTGGATTTCGGGGTGAGATAGACAGTGTGGGGAGTTGTCCAGTGATTTCGAATCAAAGCATCTCTAATAAGAAGGAGGACCCTGAGGAGGACTTAATCTACATGAGAAATGACTATTCATCGGTTGAGGGGGATGCCGATGACGAAGACACACTATACGATGATGTCGGGGTGAATTGCCAGTCGCGTGTCAACAGCCTCTACGCTGGATCAACTATTGTCTCACACATTGAATCGAGTTATGGAAAGGAATCTGAGTGGGAGGATCTGGACGAAGCATTGTCTGTAGTTgt GTTGACGAACAATCAAGAGGGCCAATCGACTCCTTCAAAAAAGAAATCAGGcaaatggacgaaaaaagtGAGACGACAAAGATCAAAGGCGTTGCGTAAAAATTCATCACGGACATCGAGCCAAACAATTCGAGTCTCCCAAGAATCCCTCGTCTCTG ATACAGCATCTGATGACTCGAATTACGAGACCCTGTGCTCAGAGCCAAGTGATTCGATAAATGGCGTTGAaacgagtattgaaaatttaatggacaTTCCCACAATTCAACAAGCACCATCGAGACCTGTTCCACCTCCACCGAGAGAGTCCAGTCTCACTGAGACATTTGGCAAACGCATAAAAATGTTGAGGAGAACGTGGAGCATTACGAAAGGTAGTATTGGACGGATGAGACGAAAAACCTCGACATCAACTGATACCCCGGATTCTAACGTCGATGACAGTGGATTAAAGTCGTCGGGCTGTGACAATTGTCAGGGCGACTCGAGAAAGTCGAGTCAGACGTTCAATTTGAGAAAGCATTTTCAGAGGAATGTTTCTTCACATTCAACATTTTATCTcgataatgataatgaaattaagggaaaaaataataatgggaGCGTTGATGAAATTTATGGTAATGCCAATTGGATGAGTGACTCGGACTCGTGGAGGCCGGATCCATCTTCAGCGCCGAGGGCAATGATTGATAATGCCG ATGATTATAACATGCTAGCTGAGGAGCCGCTGTATCAATTCTATGCAGCTGCCACTGTCAGAGGGGCTTTTCAGTCTGATTCCGATAGCAATTACGGTGAGGACGACAGCAGCTCGATATCTTCGCCCTCGACTTTTCAACTGGGGAGACCTGGGCATAGAACGCTGTGGTGTGAGACTCCTCAGGTCAAAAATACTCAGCTTCTCG AAAAACTGACCGCAGACGAAAAAAAGCTGCAGGAATCTAAATTCGAGATTCTCACATCCGAAGCCTCCTACCTAAACTCCCTCCGAGTCCTCGTTAACGAGTTCCTTATAAATCACGAGTTAGTTTACgagtccctctctgtctctgatCGTGAGAAACTCTTTGGCAAAGTACCGAGCGTACTAATCGCCTCGGAGAGATTCCTCGCGGAGTTGGAAAGCACCTGGCGGCAGGATCCAATGCTGGGCGGTCTACCGAACGTGCTGCTCCAGCACGCTGAGAGATGTTCCAAAATTTATATTGACTACTGCTCGAACCAGGTCAGCATAGACTCAACATTGAAGGAATTGAAATCGAAAAAGAGTAAATTCTTGGAAACGGTCACCAGAATTGAGGCACATCCAGCCTGTCAGTGCCTCTCGTTGCACTCATTTCTCATGCTCCCGATGCAGAGGGTCACTAGACTGCCTCTCTTAGCAGACGCTGTCCTATCGAAACTATCTACTGATCACCAAGAGAGATTGGATTGGGAGAAAGTGGTATCAGTGCTCGGTGGAGTCGTCACAGAATGCAACGAGGGGGCGAGAACGGCTGGGAGGCAGATTGAAATGGAGACGCTGGCCAGGAAACTTGTTTATTCAACCAAGGTGTCTCCCGTCGACCTTCGAGGGAGATATCTCGTAAGAAGTGGTCCTGTCACACAGATAATGGCGAAAGCTGGTAGTGAGTATGTCCTCaccttcaggaaaaaataCCAAAAGACTCCTCTGTACCTTCTCCTTTTCACTGACTACATCCTAGTGGCTAAAGCTAAATCCAGTGCCGGTCAGGAGGAGACCTATACTGTCATAGATGCTTGCAAGAGGAATCTTGTGGAGCTTGAGAAGGTCCCTGAGGATTCTCCATTCGCCGGTAGGCATGCTATGCTTCTCACTCTCCTGGAAAATCATAATAACAGGCATGTCGAGTATGTTCTCTCCTGTCAGAATGATACTGAGAGGGAGAGGTGGTTGGATGCCGTGTCCCCGCCAGTCTCTAGTTCTGTTGGAGAAACTCTTTATGAATCCTGGGATTGCCCACAGGTTATGGCATTGTACTCTTATGCACCCATTCAGCCCGATGAATTGTCTCTACAACCTGGGGATGTTATTAATGTCGTCAGGAAAATGGCGGACGGGTGGAATCATGGGGAAAAACTCGTTGGAGGCGAGCAGGGATGGTTCCCGGGGAATTTTGTCAAGGAAGTCGCTTCCGAGCATATCAGAGCGAGGAATCTGAGGCAACGACATAGACTGTTAGCACTCAGTGAGTGCCTGCTGCAGCAGAAGGCTAAACAACCGAATAATACCAACCGGTAG
- the LOC135161151 gene encoding uncharacterized protein LOC135161151 has protein sequence MRQNLKTLSRRPNTQVAVSLGTGSVLLVGSSESSSGGASPGEMWRYCTTTNDKVNGSPKESLAINATQGLVQLRTVERDEALMDTQETSCYVLEGLTENDSNGSRVE, from the exons atgaggcAGAATCTGAAGACACTTTCGAGAAGACCAAATACCCAAG TGGCTGTCAGCCTTGGTACGGGATCGGTTCTCCTTGTTGGCTCGTCGGAGTCGTCGTCGGGTGGGGCGAGCCCAGGGGAGATGTGGAGATACTGTACAACGACAAATGATAAAGTCAACGGTAGCCCCAAAGAGTCACTGGCCATCAATGCCACCCAGGGTCTGGTACAGCTGAGAACTGTCGAGAGGGACGAAGCATTGATGGATACGCAGGAGACATCCTGTTACGTCCTTGAAGGTCTCACCGAGAATGATTCTAATGGGAGTAGAGTAGAGTAG
- the LOC135161142 gene encoding transmembrane emp24 domain-containing protein 1, which translates to MNLVKCLLTIGTLIVLVNCENPRPWYETLPAVAMDYKVHIDAGKEDCYFQYVNPGATFFVSFQVLRGGDGKAGFAVRNPAGEIVHPYQWRANADYQDPTGVGGYYSVCIDNQFSKFAAKLVNLYITVIRYDQWDKFTKELEELNLSVENFTTTIVNVEKNINEMLQSQHASRSREARDLNLLLDNNTYVQRWSILQMIVIIATTMLQVYFVRKLFDVKPSGYSKMRI; encoded by the exons atgaatctAGTCAAGTGTTTGTTAACAATCGGGACGTTAATCGTCCTGGTTAATTGTGAAAACCCGAGGCCGTGGTATGAGACACTGCCAGCTGTTGCTATGGATTATAAAGTTCACATTGATGCCGGCAAGGAGGACTGTTACTTCCAATACGTCAACCCTGGAGCAACATTTTTCGTCAGTTTTCAG GTCTTGAGAGGTGGTGATGGCAAGGCTGGATTTGCCGTGCGGAATCCAGCTGGTGAAATAGTTCACCCATATCAGTGGCGAGCTAATGCCGATTATCAAGATCCAACGGGCGTTGGGGGATACTACAGTGTCTGCATTGACAATCAGTTTTCAAAATTTGCTGCCAAACTCGTCAACTTGTACATTACAGTTATCAG gtACGACCAGTGGGATAAATTTACGAAGGAGTTGGAAGAATTGAACCTCTCAGTGGAAAACTTcacg ACAACCATTGTAAATGTTGAAAAGAACATAAACGAAATGCTGCAGTCACAGCACGCAAGCAGAAGTAGAGAAGCCAGAGACCTGAATCTACTGCTAGACAATAATACTTACGTACAGAGATGGTCAATTTTACAAATGATCGTCATAATAGCAACAACAATGCTCCAGGTCTACTTTGTGAGGAAATTGTTTGATGTGAAGCCGTCGGGGTACTCAAAAATGCGAATTTAA
- the LOC135161149 gene encoding prefoldin subunit 1, with protein MARVPDEELKKAFAELQEKMVDTTQKLKLADIQIESLKRTKQHAELTIKEIATLPNATKTYESVGRMFLLDDIDNIKAGLKTRMTTANEKITTFENNKTYLERDLKESKNNLREMVQQRQNKEVSG; from the coding sequence ATGGCCCGAGTACCAGACGAGGAATTGAAAAAGGCGTTCGCCGAACTCCAGGAGAAGATGGTCGATACAACCCAGAAGCTAAAACTAGCTGACATTCAAATTGAGAGTCTAAAACGTACGAAGCAGCACGCTGAGCTGACCATTAAGGAAATAGCGACTCTCCCCAATGCCACCAAAACATATGAATCAGTGGGGAGAATGTTTCTGCTCGACGATATCGACAATATCAAGGCAGGATTGAAAACCAGGATGACGACTGCAAATGAGAAAATCACAACTTTTGAAAACAACAAGACTTATCTCGAGAGGGATCTCAAAGAGAGCAAGAATAACCTTAGGGAAATGGTACAACAGAGGCAAAATAAAGAAGTATCGGGATAG